The segment CGCCTAAAAAAGATACAACAAAAACAAGTGACCTTACTTTAGAACAAGTATATGATAAGGCTGTGGAACGTCAGACAAATATTAAAAGTGCAAGTGCCACGATGGATATGACACAGGCAACAAAGGTTGGTGCTGGTGAGGAAGCGATGGAGTTTTCTTCTAGCACAAAAATGGATATGGATTTTATCGTTGATCCGCTGGAAATGCATTTATCAGGCACGATGACAATGCCTAATATGCTAGGTGAGGGTGGAGAAACAACAGACTTACCAATGGAAATGTATATGAAACAAGGTACAGGATTCTTCATGAAGGATACAGCATCTGATAGCTGGTTAAAGCTTCCTGATGATAACTTTGATGAAATTTTAGAGCAAACAGCTTCCTCTGCAGATGCAAAGGAACAATTAGAGCAGCTAAAATCATTTATCGATGACTTCTCATTTGAACAAACAGATGATGAATATGTACTAACATTAGATGCAGAAGGCGATAAATTTAAAGCATTAATTGATGAAGAAATTGAAAAATCAATGCAAGGTATGGAGCTAGGTGAAAACCCACTAGATGGACTAACAATTGATCAAATCAACTATGTTCTATACATTGACAAAGATACATTCGATACAAACAAAATGGATATGAATTTTGACTTAAAAATGAATGTTGAAGGTAATGAAATGGTGATGAATACAAAATCAGTTATCACATACACGGAATTCGATCACCTGAAAACAATTGATATCCCTCAAGAAGTTATCGATAACGCTCAAACAATTGAATAAGTAAAAGAACCTGCTTATCGCCACCTTAGCGTACAAGCAGGTTGTTTTTTCTTCTACTCTAGCGCACGATTAAAACATCACATGGTGCATGACGAGCCACCTTTTCTGCAACTGACCCTAACACCATTTTTTCTATCCGATTTAAACCCGTTGCCCCACAAACTAGTAAATCAATATTTGGTAGCTGTGTTAGGATTGCTTTAGGCAAACCTGCTTCTACTACTGACTCTACCTCTTTCACACCTGCCTGTAATGCCTCTTTTACCAATTTTTCAATCTTATCTGCATATTCCTGCTTTAGTGCCTCTGCATATTTTAAATCATATGCCGATGCTGCTCCAAATGATTTTGTATCCACAACACTGACTAATTGTAAAACAGCATTGTATTGTAATGCTAATTGACTTGCTCGCTCAAAAGCTTTAAGTGACTGCTCCGAAAAATCAATAGCTACTGCAATCTTAAGATAACTCCCCACACAAACCCTCTCCTTTTTCATACTTTTCTAAATAATTATATCATAACGCTATTCAATATAATGCTAGATTCCTATTGTAGAAAAAAAGACTTTTGACTACTACTATAAACAGATGCATTGAATATTGGGCGTGTTTGCTAGTTATAAATCTATACGATCATAGCGTCGCAATCAATGGTTAATCTGATATGATATACTAGCTACGATAAATAATTAAAAGGTGGATTTTATGCTAGAAGTGAGTGAAAGTACATTAGCGCAATATAGTATGCATTTTATAGGGGAAACACTTATTTTAGGGGAAGAAGCACTGACGCAGCCCGAGGTAATGCTAGAAGCAGCCTTTACACAGCTTGCCTTTCATAAAATAGATATGGAGCAGCAATACGAATTTTTTCATGAAATAACGATTACCCTTAACGAAGTTTATACCTATGCCAAGGCAATCTTTACACAGGAAAATAGCTTTCTTGAACAATCCCAAAATATCGCTAAACACTTACATAGTGTATCGCAGCACCCTAATATTAAAAGCGGTGAACTATTTATCGGTTTGTTTGATAATTGCTTATTATTAGATGAAACAAAAAAAGTAATCGCCATTGTAAAAATTGATGAAAAAGAAATATTTTTAGATGTGCAAAATGACCATCATCAAATGACCGTCAATGGTATTGATGGCATCAATGTCAAAAAAATCAACAATGCAGCGATTATTATTGATATGGGACCAGACCAACCCCCTGCCGTTTTTATTAAAACAAAACGAAAAGAGGACATTGTTTATTGGCAAGAGCGTTTTTTAAAAATAAAGGCAGCGGATGAGCACTATTATAAAACAGATTTAGCGTTGGCTGAATGCAAGAAATATATTTTAAAAGAAGAGCATTATACAAGCACTGAGAAGCTAGGGCTGTTAAATAAAACATTGGACTACTTTAGAAATGAGGAGGAATTTCAAGTAGACCATTATATTGATACGGTGTTTGAGCAAATAGATGCTACCGAAAAGGATATCATTGTTAAAACCGTTAAACCCTATGAAACGATTATTTCTGACAGCGCACTTGAAAAAGCTGAAAAGAAATATAAACGTAAAATTAAGCTAGATAGCAATATTGAAATTCAGGTCAATATTCAGCATATTGAACATATTGATGAGCTAATTGAGGTTGGCTATGATGAAGCAACCAATCGAAAGTTCTATAAAATTTATTTCCAAGATGAAATGTAAACAGGTAAAAAAATCTGCTTTCCTTCCCTAGGCAGATTTTTTACCTTTTAATAAACCATTTCCTTTAAATAACAGGCAAGCTGTAATTTTAAAACATCCTCTGTATTTTGAAAAGAAATATTTAATTTTTCCTCAATTTTTCTTAGTCGCTGATATAATGTATTAACATGAATATGCAATTGCTTTGCAGTTTCCCCTATAGAGC is part of the Lysinibacillus sp. FSL K6-0232 genome and harbors:
- a CDS encoding nucleoid-associated protein, whose product is MLEVSESTLAQYSMHFIGETLILGEEALTQPEVMLEAAFTQLAFHKIDMEQQYEFFHEITITLNEVYTYAKAIFTQENSFLEQSQNIAKHLHSVSQHPNIKSGELFIGLFDNCLLLDETKKVIAIVKIDEKEIFLDVQNDHHQMTVNGIDGINVKKINNAAIIIDMGPDQPPAVFIKTKRKEDIVYWQERFLKIKAADEHYYKTDLALAECKKYILKEEHYTSTEKLGLLNKTLDYFRNEEEFQVDHYIDTVFEQIDATEKDIIVKTVKPYETIISDSALEKAEKKYKRKIKLDSNIEIQVNIQHIEHIDELIEVGYDEATNRKFYKIYFQDEM
- a CDS encoding universal stress protein; translated protein: MGSYLKIAVAIDFSEQSLKAFERASQLALQYNAVLQLVSVVDTKSFGAASAYDLKYAEALKQEYADKIEKLVKEALQAGVKEVESVVEAGLPKAILTQLPNIDLLVCGATGLNRIEKMVLGSVAEKVARHAPCDVLIVR
- a CDS encoding DUF6612 family protein, which encodes MKKFIKVLAVGTLALTLAACNSSATPKKDTTKTSDLTLEQVYDKAVERQTNIKSASATMDMTQATKVGAGEEAMEFSSSTKMDMDFIVDPLEMHLSGTMTMPNMLGEGGETTDLPMEMYMKQGTGFFMKDTASDSWLKLPDDNFDEILEQTASSADAKEQLEQLKSFIDDFSFEQTDDEYVLTLDAEGDKFKALIDEEIEKSMQGMELGENPLDGLTIDQINYVLYIDKDTFDTNKMDMNFDLKMNVEGNEMVMNTKSVITYTEFDHLKTIDIPQEVIDNAQTIE